A region from the Sphingomonas brevis genome encodes:
- a CDS encoding DUF3297 family protein, whose translation MSESEANEAKKPLPDRLSLDPRSKYFDEEVLRHGVGIRFNDNEKTNVEEYCISEGWIKVAAGRSRDRFGNPMTLTLKGKVEPYYEGETASE comes from the coding sequence ATGTCAGAATCCGAAGCCAACGAGGCCAAGAAGCCGCTGCCCGATCGCCTGTCGCTCGACCCGCGCAGCAAATATTTCGACGAGGAAGTGCTGCGCCACGGCGTCGGCATCCGCTTCAACGACAATGAGAAAACCAACGTCGAGGAATATTGCATCTCGGAAGGCTGGATAAAGGTCGCCGCCGGTCGCAGCCGCGACCGCTTCGGCAATCCGATGACCCTGACCCTCAAGGGCAAGGTCGAGCCCTATTATGAGGGCGAGACCGCTTCCGAATAG
- a CDS encoding amidohydrolase family protein, whose translation MRQLKLFVGCSLLAASAAIAQPAPTPPVAPPPPQPGQAEPMTQDKPKDIAAAPGTAGAKPPKWDVNARHGPGRDVPIDTRSGTWLSLDVSPDGREIAFDLLGDLYVMPIGGGEARPLTSGNAWDMQPRYSPDGQEIAFTSDRGGGDNIWTIRRDGSSPRQITKEDFRLLNQADWTPDGNFIVARKHFTSSRSLGSGEMWLYHRSGADKGGGVQMTKARTKQKDTNEAAFSPDGRYLYFSDDATPGDIFQYSKDVNDQIYVIQRLDRQTGDIETYVDGPGGAIRPTPSPDGKTLAFIKRVRYKSTIMLMDLASGRITPLTDILDRDMQETWAVHGVYPGMSWTPDGKSILFWAKGGIHRVDAVSRAVSEIPFHVTGTRFVEDAVRQQKDVAPASFTTKMVRFAQKSPDGRHIVYEALGNLWIANGDGSAPRRLTRGSDFESYPAFSRDGKSIAYVSWDDDTAARIKVVGVAGGDGRTVTSQPGHYLEPAFSPDGNLIAYRKTSDGFLTTPLYGKDPGIYVVPVNGGTPKRVAKAGTQPMFGATSDRIFYIAAGDEDKRLLKSVSVQGTDEVTHLVSQNAARFALSPDEQFVAWTERYQAYVMPFTRSGRSIDIAPDGKALPMSKVSADAGDWIHWSGDGRSLFWSQGPNLYGLNVGSSGAFAGGKLGAAPLVAQLGVTANQAKPTGSIALTGARIVTMRGDEVIENGTVLVEGDRIVAVGPTASITYPAGTRTIDVSGKTIIPGLIDAHWHGPMGSDQIIPKQNWVHAAALAYGVTTVHDPSNDTFEIFAASEYQKAGKILGPRIFSTGTILYGATTPFTVEINSLDDALSHLRRLQASGAWSVKSYNQPRREQRQMIIEAARQLGMEVVPEGGSLFEMNMTMIADGHTTIEHSLPVQNIYDDVLQYWKGSGTAWTPTLVVAYGGPFGENYWYQHSNVWAEPILSKWVPRPLLDARARRPVMNPPEEDNLLSVAKQAKQVSDLGIPLSIGAHGQREGLGAHWDIWTFALGGMTNMEALRTGTINPARALGLDKDLGSIEPGKLADMVVLDDNPLENIRNSDHVAMTMQGGKLFDSNLQIVAGGTANVPAGFKPFWFNEQAGGAFTAGATIGVPHED comes from the coding sequence ATGCGCCAACTCAAGCTTTTCGTCGGCTGCTCGCTGCTTGCCGCCAGCGCCGCCATTGCCCAGCCCGCGCCCACGCCGCCTGTAGCCCCGCCCCCGCCGCAGCCAGGCCAAGCCGAGCCGATGACCCAGGACAAGCCCAAGGACATCGCCGCGGCCCCGGGCACGGCAGGGGCAAAGCCGCCCAAATGGGATGTCAACGCCCGCCACGGCCCGGGCCGTGATGTGCCGATCGATACCAGGAGCGGAACCTGGCTGAGCCTCGACGTGTCGCCGGACGGCCGCGAGATTGCCTTCGACCTGCTGGGCGACCTCTACGTCATGCCGATCGGGGGCGGCGAAGCGCGTCCGCTGACCAGCGGCAACGCCTGGGACATGCAGCCGCGCTATTCGCCGGACGGGCAGGAAATCGCCTTCACGTCCGACCGTGGCGGCGGCGACAATATCTGGACCATCCGCCGCGACGGCAGCTCCCCGCGCCAGATCACCAAGGAAGATTTCCGCCTGTTGAACCAGGCAGATTGGACGCCCGACGGGAATTTCATCGTCGCGCGCAAGCATTTCACGTCGTCCCGCTCCTTGGGGTCGGGCGAAATGTGGCTTTATCACCGCAGCGGCGCCGACAAGGGCGGCGGCGTGCAGATGACCAAGGCGCGGACCAAGCAGAAGGACACCAATGAGGCGGCCTTCTCTCCAGACGGCCGCTACCTCTATTTCTCCGACGATGCGACGCCCGGCGACATTTTCCAATATTCGAAGGACGTCAACGACCAGATCTATGTGATCCAGCGATTGGATCGGCAGACCGGCGACATCGAGACTTATGTCGACGGGCCCGGCGGCGCGATCCGCCCGACGCCCTCGCCCGACGGCAAGACCTTGGCCTTCATCAAGCGGGTCCGGTACAAATCGACGATCATGCTGATGGACCTGGCGTCCGGACGTATCACGCCGCTGACCGATATCCTCGACCGCGACATGCAGGAGACCTGGGCCGTCCACGGCGTCTATCCCGGCATGAGCTGGACGCCCGACGGCAAGTCGATCCTGTTCTGGGCCAAGGGCGGAATTCATCGGGTCGATGCCGTTTCACGGGCGGTCAGCGAAATCCCGTTCCACGTCACCGGCACACGCTTTGTCGAGGATGCGGTGCGGCAGCAGAAGGATGTCGCCCCCGCCAGCTTCACGACCAAGATGGTGCGCTTCGCCCAGAAAAGCCCGGATGGGCGCCACATCGTCTATGAAGCGCTCGGCAACTTGTGGATAGCGAACGGCGACGGTAGCGCGCCCAGGCGGCTGACGCGCGGCAGCGACTTCGAAAGCTATCCGGCCTTCTCGCGAGACGGGAAGAGCATCGCCTATGTCTCCTGGGACGACGACACGGCGGCGCGGATCAAGGTGGTTGGAGTCGCGGGCGGCGACGGGCGAACCGTTACTTCCCAGCCTGGCCATTATCTGGAGCCGGCCTTCTCGCCCGACGGCAATTTGATCGCCTATCGCAAGACCAGCGACGGGTTTCTGACCACGCCGCTCTACGGCAAGGACCCCGGCATCTACGTCGTGCCGGTAAATGGCGGCACGCCGAAGAGGGTCGCAAAGGCCGGTACGCAGCCGATGTTCGGCGCGACCAGCGACCGGATATTCTACATCGCCGCCGGCGATGAGGATAAGCGGCTGCTGAAATCGGTTTCGGTGCAAGGAACCGACGAGGTCACCCACCTTGTTTCCCAGAACGCGGCGCGGTTCGCGCTGTCGCCGGACGAGCAGTTCGTCGCCTGGACCGAACGTTACCAGGCCTATGTCATGCCCTTCACCCGATCCGGCCGATCGATCGACATCGCGCCCGACGGCAAGGCCTTGCCTATGTCCAAGGTCAGTGCCGATGCCGGCGACTGGATCCATTGGTCGGGCGACGGGCGAAGCCTGTTCTGGAGCCAGGGGCCCAATCTTTACGGGCTGAATGTTGGGTCGTCGGGCGCATTTGCCGGCGGCAAGCTCGGCGCGGCTCCGCTGGTTGCCCAGCTGGGCGTCACCGCCAACCAGGCGAAGCCGACCGGCAGCATCGCGCTCACCGGCGCAAGGATTGTCACCATGCGGGGCGATGAGGTGATCGAGAATGGCACGGTGCTGGTCGAAGGCGACCGGATCGTCGCGGTCGGGCCGACGGCGAGCATCACCTACCCGGCGGGAACGCGGACGATCGATGTCAGCGGCAAGACGATTATCCCCGGCCTGATCGACGCTCACTGGCACGGGCCGATGGGCAGCGACCAGATTATCCCCAAGCAGAATTGGGTGCATGCCGCGGCGCTGGCCTATGGCGTGACCACCGTTCACGACCCGTCGAACGACACGTTCGAAATCTTCGCCGCATCGGAATATCAGAAGGCGGGCAAGATTTTGGGGCCGAGGATCTTCTCGACCGGCACCATCCTCTATGGGGCGACGACTCCCTTTACGGTCGAGATCAACAGCCTGGACGATGCGCTGTCGCATCTTAGGCGGCTGCAGGCTTCGGGCGCCTGGTCGGTCAAGAGCTACAACCAGCCGCGGCGCGAGCAGCGGCAGATGATCATCGAGGCGGCGCGCCAGCTCGGCATGGAGGTGGTGCCCGAAGGGGGGTCATTGTTCGAGATGAACATGACGATGATCGCCGACGGCCATACGACGATCGAACATTCGCTGCCGGTGCAGAACATCTACGACGACGTGCTGCAATATTGGAAAGGCAGCGGAACCGCTTGGACCCCGACTTTGGTGGTCGCCTACGGCGGGCCGTTCGGTGAGAATTACTGGTACCAGCACAGCAATGTCTGGGCCGAGCCGATCCTTTCCAAATGGGTGCCGCGGCCGCTGCTCGACGCCCGCGCCCGCCGACCGGTGATGAACCCGCCGGAGGAGGACAATTTGCTCAGCGTCGCCAAGCAGGCCAAGCAGGTCAGTGATCTTGGCATTCCGCTGTCGATCGGCGCTCACGGCCAGCGCGAGGGGCTTGGCGCTCACTGGGACATCTGGACGTTCGCGCTGGGTGGAATGACCAACATGGAAGCGCTGAGGACCGGGACGATCAATCCGGCGCGGGCGCTGGGGCTCGACAAGGACCTTGGCAGCATTGAACCGGGCAAGCTCGCCGACATGGTGGTGCTCGACGACAATCCGCTCGAGAATATCCGCAATAGCGATCATGTCGCGATGACGATGCAGGGCGGAAAATTGTTCGACAGCAACCTGCAAATCGT